Genomic DNA from Pelosinus sp. UFO1:
TATCAACTACAACCGGATGTCCACTTATTTCTCGGAAAGTCAACGGGGTAAGAAAGTTAGTCGCTGCCTTAGTCATAATAACATATATGTTGGCGCCCTGTTTTTTTAGACGGCTAACGACATCCACTACTTTATAAGCAGAAATACCACCAGCTACGCCAACAACAATATTCTTTCCCTTTAACATAACGACCTCCTACTTTATACCACTTTTGGTCCGTTCATAGGATATTTTATCTTGCGCTACTTCCTCTAAGGCAATGGTAACTTGCTTATTCGACTTGCTCTCAACCATGGGTACTGAACCGTCCATAAGTTCTCGAGCACGCTTAGCCGCAAGCACAACCAATGTATATTTACTATCAACTTTAGTCACTAAAACATCTAATGATGGATGAATCATAGTAGTCCCCCTAAGTTTTATTTATTAAAATTAGTTAATATTTCTTCCACTATATTGTCATTACGTACCACTTGGCACTTTTCTGCAGTAATAATTGATAAAACCTTGTTTGTTGCTTCTTGCACCTCATCATTTACTACTATGTAGTTATAATTATGTACGTATGTCAATTCATTATTAACACAACTGAGCCTTTTCTTTATCACATCCAAACTGTCAGTACCTCTTTTATGAATGCGATTCGCTAGCTCATCCAAGGACGGTGGTGCAATATAGATAAACACTCCTTGGGGGAATCTTTTTTTTATCTGCGTAGCTCCCTGTGCATCTATTTCTAAGACAACATCCTTACCATTTTGTAATAAATCCTTTACTTGACGGCATGGTGTTCCATAAAAATTGCCATAAACTTCAGCCCATTCCAACAACTCATCATTTTTTATCATATTCTCAAATTCTTCACGAGAAACAAACCAGTAATTAACCCCATGTTTTTCTCCTACACGTGCTGCCCGTGTAGTGGCAGATATGGAATAGTTTAATTCAGGATATCTACGCAGCAATTCTTGACAAATTGTCCCTTTACCTGCTCCAGATGGACCAGATAAAACAAGTAAAATTCCCTCTTTTGTCATACATGCTGCTCCTTTCATCATCTGCTATTCTGCAGTGTCCTCGCTAGTTTCTTTGCTGGCAAGGCGATGAGCTACGGTTTCAGGCTGCACTGCGGATAAAATTACATGATCACTGTCAGTAATAATTACAGCTCTAGTACGTCTTCCATAAGTTGCATCAATTAACATTCCTCTGTCACGAGCTTCTTGAATAATTCTTTTAATTGGCGCCGATTCAGGACTAACAATAGAAATGATTCTATTCGCAGATACAATATTACCAAAACCAATATTGATAAGTTTTATTTCCATAAAAAATCCCCCTTATTTTTTATATCGTTAGCATCTACCTATGGTTCTCTATTTGATTCTACTCTACATTTTGAATCTGTTCTCTGACTTTTTCAATTTCACTTTTAATTTCTACGACTATGTTGGCTACTGTAAAATCATTCGCTTTAGAAGCAATTGTATTCGTTTCACGATTAATCTCCTGCACGATGAAATCTAATTTTCTCCCTACTGCCTCGTCAATATGTAATGCAGTATGGAATTGTGCCAAATGACTTTTTAAACGCACTAACTCCTCGGTTATATTCGTTTTATCAGCAAATATCGCTGCTTCCTGTACCAATCTGCCGACGTCAGGTTCTTCTCCTATCATCCCCAATAAATCACGCATACGTCCCAATATCTTTTCCCGGTACTCTACTAAAACTTGAGGAGCACGCTCTTCTACTGAATTAATATATGATTCAATCACTGCGATGCGCGCTATCAAATCTTGCTGAATATTTAACCCTTCTGTTATACGCATCTGCATGAGATTATTGACCGCTATAGAAACGGCTTGAGACAATTTAGGCCACAAAGATAAAGCATCTTCTGTTACTTCCTCAGCTCGAATAACATCAGGATATTTTGCTATTTGATAAATTCTATCCTTTACTGGCATAGCAAATAATTCTGATAATTCATCTAAAGCTTTATTATAAGCCACTGCTAATTCTTTGTCAATCCGAACAGCTCTTTTCTTTTCTCCATACTCGTCTATTGTTATAAAAACATCAATACGGCCTCTTACTAGTGCACTGGATACACTGCGCCGAATTTTATCTTCAAGTGGGCCTAAATTCTTAGGCATACGAATAACGATTTCATTATAACGATGATTTACAGCTTTAATTTCTACAATTAGTCTGTATTCATTATCCATATATTCGCCACGACCAAACCCAGTCATACTTTTTATCACACTAAGCGGCTCCTTTCTTTGCACATTTTTATTATTAACGATAATATTACAATTATCCAAATCTCTTTAAATACTTCTCCATACTTTCCCTAAATCCCTTTTTCGCTCATTATCTAGGTATACCATTCTTTAAATAATCTTTTATTTTATCTTTGCAATATCAAAGTAGAAAGAATGTTCTATTTTATCGTTTGTTTTAATCAGTAATATAATAGGAATATCAAGTACAATGTCTTTTTCTATAAAATAAAAGTAACATTGAGCAGTAAACGTATTTTGTCCTGATTCTCCAGTATTCTTTTCGGCTTTAGAAGGAATTACCACCTGATACGCCTTAATTTCTTTCCCAGCCTGTTTAAGTACTACATTAGCGTTTTGAGTGAAATCCTGCTTCCCCCCAAACAAAACTGT
This window encodes:
- the rpoZ gene encoding DNA-directed RNA polymerase subunit omega, with the protein product MIHPSLDVLVTKVDSKYTLVVLAAKRARELMDGSVPMVESKSNKQVTIALEEVAQDKISYERTKSGIK
- the gmk gene encoding guanylate kinase, which produces MTKEGILLVLSGPSGAGKGTICQELLRRYPELNYSISATTRAARVGEKHGVNYWFVSREEFENMIKNDELLEWAEVYGNFYGTPCRQVKDLLQNGKDVVLEIDAQGATQIKKRFPQGVFIYIAPPSLDELANRIHKRGTDSLDVIKKRLSCVNNELTYVHNYNYIVVNDEVQEATNKVLSIITAEKCQVVRNDNIVEEILTNFNK
- the remA gene encoding extracellular matrix/biofilm regulator RemA; amino-acid sequence: MEIKLINIGFGNIVSANRIISIVSPESAPIKRIIQEARDRGMLIDATYGRRTRAVIITDSDHVILSAVQPETVAHRLASKETSEDTAE
- a CDS encoding YicC/YloC family endoribonuclease; the encoded protein is MIKSMTGFGRGEYMDNEYRLIVEIKAVNHRYNEIVIRMPKNLGPLEDKIRRSVSSALVRGRIDVFITIDEYGEKKRAVRIDKELAVAYNKALDELSELFAMPVKDRIYQIAKYPDVIRAEEVTEDALSLWPKLSQAVSIAVNNLMQMRITEGLNIQQDLIARIAVIESYINSVEERAPQVLVEYREKILGRMRDLLGMIGEEPDVGRLVQEAAIFADKTNITEELVRLKSHLAQFHTALHIDEAVGRKLDFIVQEINRETNTIASKANDFTVANIVVEIKSEIEKVREQIQNVE